Proteins found in one Pelmatolapia mariae isolate MD_Pm_ZW linkage group LG7, Pm_UMD_F_2, whole genome shotgun sequence genomic segment:
- the ccnb1 gene encoding G2/mitotic-specific cyclin-B1 has protein sequence MALRVTRNRLASTKVDLGGKACSVSGPTQKPRAALGEIGNIAVNKDTQKKTVKTEALKKTKVTTRAEKAEQTKQKDVIPVKPEPEVQAPPEPASPTPMETSGCEPADLCQAFSDVILHTAIRDVDADDYDNPMLCSEYVKDIYKYLRQLEVEQNVRQNYLQGQEVTGNMRAILIDWLVQVNLKFRLLQETMYMTVGIIDRFLQDNPVPKKQLQLVGVTAMFLASKYEEMYPPEISDFAYVTDKAYTTAQIRDMEMTILRVLKFQLGRPLPLQFLRRASKIYEVTAEQHTLAKYLLELTMVDYEMVHLPPSMVASAALALTLKILDAGEWDVTLQHYMDYTAESLIPVMAHIAKNVVKVNNGLTKHMAIKGKYSTSKQMRIANFSQLKSSVVKDLAKRVTQ, from the exons ATGGCTCTCAGAGTGACCCGG AATCGTTTGGCTTCCACTAAGGTCGACCTCGGTGGGAAGGCCTGCTCTGTGTCTGGGCCCACACAGAAGCCCCGAGCAGCCCTGGGGGAAATTGGAAACATCGCAGttaacaaagacacacagaaaaaG ACTGTAAAGACTGAAGCCCTCAAGAAGACTAAAGTTACAACCAGAGCTGAAAAGGCTGAACAGACCAAGCAAAAAGATGTCATTCCTGTTAAACCTGAGCCAGAGGTGCAAGCCCCACCTGAGCCAGCCTCTCCCACACCAATGGAGACCTCTGGCTGTGAGCCTGCAGACCTATGCCAAGCATTTTCAGATGTCATTCTGCACACTGCTATCAGAGACGTCGACGCAGATGACTATGACAACCCCATGCTCTGCAGTGAATATGTGAAGGACATCTACAAGTATCTCCGCCAGCTTGAG gttgaacagaacGTCAGACAGAACTATCTGCAGGGTCAGGAGGTGACGGGCAACATGAGAGCCATTCTCATTGACTGGCTCGTGCAAGTAAATCTGAAGTTTCGTCTGCTGCAGGAAACTATGTACATGACCGTGGGCATCATTGACCGCTTTCTTCAG GACAATCCAGTCCCCAAGAAGCAGCTGCAGCTTGTTGGAGTGACTGCCATGTTCCTTGCTTCAAAGTATGAGGAGATGTATCCCCCAGAGATCTCAGACTTTGCCTACGTCACAGACAAGGCCTACACCACAGCCCAAATCAGAGACATGGAGATGACCATTCTGCGGGTGCTGAAGTTCCAACTGGGCCGTCCTCTCCCCCTGCAGTTCCTCAGAAGGGCCTCCAAAATTTATGAG GTAACTGCTGAGCAGCACACTCTGGCAAAGTATCTCCTGGAGCTCACAATGGTTGACTACGAGATGGTCCATTTGCCACCTTCAATGGTGGCAAGTGCTGCTTTGGCACTCACCCTCAAAATATTGGATGCTGGAGAATGG GATGTGACGCTGCAGCACTACATGGACTACACAGCAGAGAGTTTGATTCCTGTTATGGCACACATCGCCAAGAACGTTGTCAAAGTGAATAATGGGCTGACCAAGCACATG GCCATCAAAGGCAAATACTCCACCTCAAAGCAGATGAGGATTGCCAACTTTTCGCAGCTCAAATCATCAGTGGTTAAGGACCTGGCAAAGCGGGTCACACAGTGA
- the zfand5b gene encoding AN1-type zinc finger protein 5b, translated as MAQETNQSPVPMLCATGCGFYGNPRTNGMCSVCHKEHLSRQNNGGVGSLSGVGSSSSSTAEASAIQRLEATLNNAAAAAVAAAEVAAEAAAASDAAAAAATETLSGISPAISVTQQMTEMSLSSEEKGASGSKVELIEPVVSQPAVSASHPSTAGSEDSKSPEPPKPKKNRCFMCRKKVGLTGFDCRCGNLFCGLHRYSDKHNCPYDYKAEAAAKIRKENPVVVAEKIQRI; from the exons ATGGCCCAGGAGACCAATCAAAGCCCAGTTCCTATGCTCTGTGCCACTGGCTGTGGTTTTTATGGCAACCCCAGGACTAACGGCATGTGCTCCGTGTGCCACAAGGAGCATCTGTCACGACAGAACAATGGAGGAGTTGGTTCTTTGAGTGGAGTGG GCAGCAGCAGTAGCTCCACAGCTGAGGCTTCTGCCATCCAGAGGTTAGAGGCCACCCTGAATAATGCTGCGGCTGCTGCGGTTGCTGCTGCAGAGGTGGCAGCTGAGGCCGCTGCTGcctctgatgctgctgctgccgccgccACAGAGACACTCAG TGGGATTTCACCTGCCATTTCTGTAACACAACAGATGACTGAGATGAGTCTCTCCTCTGAGGAGAAAGGAGCGTCAGGCAGTAAAGTGGAGCTCATAGAGCCAG tTGTGAGTCAGCCAGCCGTCTCAGCCTCGCATCCCTCCACTGCTGGCAGTGAAGACTCCAAATCCCCCGAGCCCCCCAAACCCAAGAAGAATCGGTGCTTCATGTGTCGTAAAAAGGTTGGCCTTACAG GCTTTGACTGTCGCTGTGGAAATCTGTTTTGCGGACTTCACCGTTACTCCGATAAGCACAACTGTCCATACGACTATAAAGCTGAAGCTGCCGCAAAGATCCGCAAGGAGAACCCTGTTGTAGTTGCTGAAAAGATCCAGAGAATATGA